In one window of Cellulophaga sp. HaHa_2_95 DNA:
- a CDS encoding YoaK family protein: MFRHQGKSRTLKHNLRIATVLSFVAGIVNITGFLSFQQLTTNVTGHFALFVNDVANFEFWKGTIYFIYIFSFLIGSFLSSFLIEKYRNNKKLNVFLVPTLMEALVLFGMGFFSTSIQVEYPNVIVCLLLFAMGVQNSFVTKISNAVVRTTHLTGLFTDLGIDLSQLFFPKVYLKREKLKSNIKLRIYIILFFFTGGIVGGLLYSTFNLELKTLVFAAIILMMSLFYDDLRYHLIKTKRRYSQRKIRQ, from the coding sequence ATGTTCAGACATCAAGGCAAAAGCAGAACTCTAAAACACAATCTGCGAATTGCTACAGTGCTCTCTTTTGTAGCGGGAATTGTAAATATTACAGGCTTTTTATCCTTTCAACAATTGACAACAAATGTCACGGGGCATTTTGCGCTATTTGTTAATGACGTTGCTAATTTTGAATTTTGGAAAGGCACTATTTATTTTATTTATATTTTTTCATTTCTGATAGGTTCATTTTTATCTAGCTTTCTGATTGAAAAATATAGAAATAACAAAAAACTCAACGTGTTCTTAGTCCCTACGCTAATGGAAGCACTAGTGCTATTTGGCATGGGGTTTTTCAGTACTTCCATTCAAGTGGAATATCCGAATGTAATTGTGTGTTTGCTCCTATTTGCTATGGGAGTTCAAAACTCTTTTGTTACCAAAATATCAAATGCGGTAGTAAGAACAACACATCTAACGGGGCTATTTACCGATTTAGGTATTGATCTATCCCAGTTATTTTTTCCAAAAGTATACCTCAAACGCGAAAAACTAAAGTCGAATATTAAACTTCGAATTTATATTATATTATTCTTTTTTACGGGTGGTATTGTTGGCGGACTTTTATATTCTACGTTTAATTTAGAACTGAAGACACTCGTATTTGCCGCTATTATTCTAATGATGAGTTTGTTTTACGATGATTTAAGATACCACCTCATAAAAACTAAAA